A portion of the Homalodisca vitripennis isolate AUS2020 chromosome 2, UT_GWSS_2.1, whole genome shotgun sequence genome contains these proteins:
- the LOC124354664 gene encoding uncharacterized protein LOC124354664 isoform X2, which produces MDECTSTVHRRTRISFSGIAVTMRLGPLATLLLVYGAAFIQTKAKDLPLPCEGCNDQEGDRNDDAETQVKRILKFLGACKNLDDCFLPTFAPLSTTSDVTTATTITSTTSSSQQKPALCNDLHACGHDQPQNAKDQVINILKFLGACRDPEGCFLSKPQIQDLQHHQQFHTPKVQKCIVLRQLQLRSLQITYYVEAWKTVEMRIEVSVRMLICTLKVS; this is translated from the exons ATGGATGAGTGCACCTCTACAGTCCATCGTCGGACACGTATTAGCTTCTCTGGTATTGCAGTGACTATGAGACTTGGACCTCTGGCCACGTTGTTGCTTGTTTATGGAGCGGCGTTTATTCAG ACGAAAGCAAAGGATCTTCCATTGCCATGTGAAGGATGCAATGATCAG GAAGGCGACAGAAACGATGATGCTGAGACACAGGTGAAAcgcattttaaagtttttagggGCCTGCAAAAACTTGGATGATTGTTTCCTCCCTACGTTTGCGCCCTTGTCTACAACGTCAGATGTTACAACAGCGACAACGATAACGTCCACAACTTCATCTTCACAGCAAAAACCCGCCCTTTGTAACGACTTGCACGCTTGC GGCCATGATCAACCTCAAAATGCTAAGGATCAggttatcaacattttaaaatttttgggagcCTGCAGAGATCCAGAGGGTTGCTTTCTAAGCAAACCCCAAATACAGGATTTACAACATCACCAACAATTTCATACACCGAAAGTACAGAAGTGTATAGTACTCCGTCAACTACAGCTACGCAGCCTACAGATCACATATTATGTCGAGGCTTGGAAAACTGTGGAAATGAG GATCGAAGTTTCAGTCAGGATGCTGATTTGCACGTTAAAAGTATCTTGA
- the LOC124354664 gene encoding uncharacterized protein LOC124354664 isoform X1, with protein sequence MDECTSTVHRRTRISFSGIAVTMRLGPLATLLLVYGAAFIQTKAKDLPLPCEGCNDQEGDRNDDAETQVKRILKFLGACKNLDDCFLPTFAPLSTTSDVTTATTITSTTSSSQQKPALCNDLHACGHDQPQNAKDQVINILKFLGACRDPEGCFLSKPQIQDLQHHQQFHTPKVQKCIVLRQLQLRSLQITYYVEAWKTVEMRYNSFTCYIVDCFYYVIINWPIIEIIMWFVKTFDASSSIKGLWTNKSIPISM encoded by the exons ATGGATGAGTGCACCTCTACAGTCCATCGTCGGACACGTATTAGCTTCTCTGGTATTGCAGTGACTATGAGACTTGGACCTCTGGCCACGTTGTTGCTTGTTTATGGAGCGGCGTTTATTCAG ACGAAAGCAAAGGATCTTCCATTGCCATGTGAAGGATGCAATGATCAG GAAGGCGACAGAAACGATGATGCTGAGACACAGGTGAAAcgcattttaaagtttttagggGCCTGCAAAAACTTGGATGATTGTTTCCTCCCTACGTTTGCGCCCTTGTCTACAACGTCAGATGTTACAACAGCGACAACGATAACGTCCACAACTTCATCTTCACAGCAAAAACCCGCCCTTTGTAACGACTTGCACGCTTGC GGCCATGATCAACCTCAAAATGCTAAGGATCAggttatcaacattttaaaatttttgggagcCTGCAGAGATCCAGAGGGTTGCTTTCTAAGCAAACCCCAAATACAGGATTTACAACATCACCAACAATTTCATACACCGAAAGTACAGAAGTGTATAGTACTCCGTCAACTACAGCTACGCAGCCTACAGATCACATATTATGTCGAGGCTTGGAAAACTGTGGAAATGAGGTACAATAGTTTTACTTGTTACATTGtcgattgtttttattatgttatcatAAATTGGCccattattgaaattattatgtgGTTCGTAAAGACTTTTGATGCATCTTCTAGTATAAAAGGGCTATGGACAAATAAGTCAATACCCATATCTATGTAG